A segment of the Pogoniulus pusillus isolate bPogPus1 chromosome 25, bPogPus1.pri, whole genome shotgun sequence genome:
CCAAGGGTGCTGAGCAGTTTTAGATTGAGGTCTGCCTGTTGAAATGTAGTAATAAGAAATAaaagggagctggcagtggggagGAGGAGTTCTGCTTTGAAGCAGAGCTATTTGTCACTCTGCTAACAGTCAGTTCTTTAACAAGATCTCCCTTTCGGGAAAGAAGTAGAAAGGGTTAGCTCAGAGCACCTTTAAAAGTGTCTTGCATTTTTGGAATAAGCAATCCTGTACAGTTGCTACTCTTTCTGTGTTGAAAGTGCTTTTCAGTGTGGACTGCTTATCTTGCTCTGTGTTCAAATTCTTGACagatgagatgctggaatgcagAGTTTTATTAACCCAGGCTGCTAACAATCTGGGACAGAGAATGAGAAAATAAAGGAATGCCTTTTAAAGCCAAACTCTGTATTTGCTTTGGTCTctaggaaaaggaggggaaCAAGAAGGAGGTGGCAAGGCTGAGAAGAGCCTCAATGATTTTGCTGCAGAATATGCCAAGTCTAACAGAAGTACTTGCAAAGGCTGTGAACAGAAAATAGAAAAGGTTATAAAGCTTTTCTTAGTTCTCCATCTCTTGTCTTTCCTCCCACCAATTCCAGTTCTAGCAGTGACTTCTACAATTGCTTCCTGTCTGTCCCGCATGTGGAGAGCACTTGCAGAGCCTGTATTTCTGTGTCTGAGGAGCAGTTGTGTCCTGGACAGCTGACAGTAAAGGCATCCCTCGGGCATTGTAGTGTGGACTTCAAACCTGCCAATGCTTCCTTTCACTTGGGTCTTAGAGCAGGGTGGAGCACCACTCACCAGCATTTCTGTGGCAAAAGTGCCAGCACTAagtgcagcttctgctgcctgttGCAGCACTACAAAGGTGTTGGCTTCTTTCTCCACCTCATCTAGGCCATTTCTGCTTGTGTGCAGTGTGTCTGTAttatggcctcaagctgtgccaggggaggtttaggttggatattaggaagaatttatttactgaaagagtggtcaggcattggaagttgtgctggggcaggtctaggctggatgttaggaggaagttgttggcagagagagtgattggcattggagtgggctgcccagagaggtggtggagtccctatccctggaggtgttcaggaaacctgtggatgtggtggtgttgggttgatggttggacttagagGGCATTTCcaatcttaatgattctatgagtctattacCTCTGTGAAAGTGAACAACATCAGTGATGCAGCTGTTTTGGTGCTCTGCTTTAAAAGACAGTTGGCAAAATGAAACTGTCAGCCTCTGACAGATGTGAATAGATTTGCCAGTTGGGTATCAAGTGCTGGTATGCTTGCACCTGCAGAAACATTGGTGATGGTTGTGGAGACATTTCTTTGTTGGAGCACTCTAAAAGCACCTGAGCCTACTACTTGGTTGGGTGTCTGAAAAGTTTTTTGTGGTAAGATGGGATGAGGCCATATTGGCAGTGACACTTGAGTGGTAGAAACATAAAGTTCATTTTTAGAGTTGCCTGCATGAGGTGAGTTTACTTGTTCAAGCTTACTGGGAGTTGGAGTGAAGCCTATAGGATTACTGATGTTGACTGCTTTTTTCAACAGAAAATTACCTCAAAAGCTgagttttcacagcctagaaagAGCATTGAGGAAAGCAGAAGTGCAGTGAAAGGGCTTCAACTGAAGTTGCAGTCTTTGACAGAGGCACTGTTGCTGTTTTACAGGTGTAGAGCATCACGAAGCATCGTATTGCTAACTCCTTAACATCCTACTCTTTCCAGAGTGGCCTAATGATTGCTTTTGTGTCGTTTTAACTTGCCTCAGGGCCAGATCCGAATTTCCAAGAAGATGGTGCATCCTGAGAAGCCACAGCTGGGAATGATAGATAACTGGTACCACTCGGACTGCTTCGTGAGCTGccgagcagagctgggcttccTCCCGGCCTATGGGGCCACCCAGCTCCTGGGCTTCAGCATCTTGAAAGCTGAGGATAAAGAAACCCTGAagaagcagctcccagccaccAAGAGTGAAGGGTAAGTGGGCAACATAAGAAACGGTGTTGTCAAGAGGGGAGCCATTGCTTGCCTTCAGTATGTACTAAACGTTTAGTGGCATTGCTGCTCTGTTGAAAGAACATTGGTTGTAGGAGTGTTTGGTCCTTCTGTGACCTTAGGCCCATCACAGCAGGCATttcccagctctggcagcatgCAGTCCACatgctctctgtggctgcctggaGAAAATGCAGGCACTGCTAGCAGCTGTGGCTTGGAGAACTGCTGTAGGCCTTTCAGGCATAGAATAATGCATGCTTAGTACAAATGGGCACTGGGTTCTGTGCCTACTCGTGTGCTGCTCTTAGCAGTCATGGTTCCTCTGCTGTAACCACCTGTTAGAGAAGTTATTTGACATCTCTTATCTGTGAGCTGCTGATCTGTGACAGGCACCTAGTCTACTAATGGTGCTTACTGGCCACACAGTGCTTACACTTGGATGCTTTTGTTTGCTAAATCCCTGTGGTGCCTCTGAAATTTCCTTACCTTGCATGGAAACTTTACTGGAGGCTCTTGGCAGAACTTGTACTGACAGATAAGTGCTTCCAGGTGACTTGCTAGCTTTGGTCAGTCTTTCTCTGTTGGTGAAGGCTTTTGTTAGAAGTCACTTTGCCTAGAGCCATGCTTCATAATGCAAGTCAGTGTTGCACTGTCCCCATGAAGTAAGGAACAAGAAGGTCCTACAAGTAGGAGAGATGTTATTGTAAACCATGGGGTTTCTCTGTGGGTGCTGTAGGCTGTATTCAGCTTTAGTTTTGCAAGGATTCACTGTGAAACtgtccagtgagggtgatgttTGGTTCAGAGGAGCTGTAGCCATATCAAATTTTCAGTCTTTATTAATGTGGATGTAAAACTCAatgtgagctggcaatgtgcagcccagaagacaaactgtcctgggcagcatcaaaagaagtgtgaccagcagctcaagggaggggattcttccctTTTTACTTTgatctcatgagaccccacctggagtgcggTGTCTGGTTCTAGGGcccacagcacaagaaggatgtggaaccgTTTGAGAGGATCCAGGggacagccacaaagatgatcagagggccaAAGCACttctcctgtggggacaggctgcaaaagtttgggagaagaggaagctcaagggagaccttagagtggtcttccagtatgtgaaggtggtctacaagaaagctggggagggactttttgcaagggcttgttgtggcaggatgaagggcaatggctttaagaggagagatttagactggctgttaggaagaaattctttccagtgagagtggtgagacactggaacaggttgcccagggaggttgtgggtgccccttctctggaggagttcaaaaccaggttggacagggccttgagcaacctgatgtagtgggaggtgtccctgcacatggcaggggagttggaactagatgacctgtaagatgccttccaacccaaactattctgtgattctgtgaatattggTTCTCCAGATAAGTGGCTGATGGACAAAGCTTTGCATGTGTATaaatgttcttcacagagagaagttcttttcacagagaaaagttcttcccagagagtcatttgccattggaatgggctgcccagggaggtggtggagttgccatccctggaagtgttgaagcaaagcctggatgaggcatttagtgccatggtctggttgactggccagggctgggtgctaggttggcctggatgatcttagaggtctcttccaacctggttgattctatgattctacatcatCCTCTGCCACAGGTAACAAAGCAGAGCAAGCCTAAACTGATCTGTGTGTCATTAAGAAGTAGAAACTTCCACACTTCCTTGGCTATCAAGCAGTTGCTCCAGAAGCATTCAGCAGTCGTGTGGGTGCTTACGTGGAGAGGGTCCTGCAGTGCTCCTGTTGGAGGCTGCTCAGGTTCTCTGTTGCTGACCTCACACAGCTGGACCACTGGAGGCTGAGATGAGCTGTCCAGCAGCCTGCCACCTTCCATGCAGGCAGAGGTAAAAGGCATCCATGCATCCAGAGCAAAAATGCCTCTGGATGTCTTGGGggttgtgaagcacagtgaTGCACTTTCAACTTTTCAAGCAGTCCTTTGCTTTTGGTGCTTTCTTTGTGCTTTGTGTGCTCCATTTTGTCCTAGAACAGTGTGAGTTTAACAGGGTTATCTGTAGGGCTTTTTCCCATATCTTCAGCAGAGCTCTAGAGATTTGACTGTCTTAAGTGTTTCTCTTGTCTGCCATGGCTCTGCTTTTCTGGGCCACTTCTGGGATGCTATGCAAAATATGAAGGCTTTGCAAAGATAGGCCACAAAGTACTTTGCCAAGTCACTCTGTAAATAAAATCCTAGAATTACAGTGGGTAAAAAGCTGAGGCTGGTGATGTAGGGTAATGTGAAGCAGGATCTAGTGCCAGAAGTCCCCTCCAGGTGGggaatctgctctcctcagaccccacttggagtactgtgtacagttctggagcccccaacacaagagtgacatggaactgttggagccagtccagaggaggccaccaagatgctcagagggctgcagcagctctgccatgaggccaggctgagggagctggggctctgcagtctggagaagagaaggattcaaggagaccttatagtggccttccagtatctgaaggggacctacaggaaggctggggagggactattgacaagatcttgtaatgacaggaggagggggaatgggtttgaactggcagaggggagatttagactggatgttaggagaagttctttgcagtgagggtggtgagacactggcacaggttgcccagggaggttgtggctgcttcctccctggaggtgttcaaggccaggttggatgaggcttgagcaacctgccctagtgggaggtgtccctgcctacggtgggggtttggagcaggatgatccttgaggtcccttccaacccagaccattctatgtttgTGTGAAATGCAGCAGGACATTTCATCTTCCCTGCCTTCTAAGCACTGTGTGAACAAGCCCCTCAAccatgccagcagtgtgcccaggtggccaagagagccaatggcatcctgggctgcctcaggagcagtgtggccagcaggacaagggaggttcttctgcccctgtactcagcactgctcaggccacaccttgagtgctgtgtccagttctgggctcctcaattcaagagagatgttgaggtgctggaaggtgtccagagaagggcaacaaagctggtgaggggcctggaacacaaaccctatgagggagctgggggtgtgcagcctgcagaagaggaggctcagggcagagctcattgctgtctacaactacctgaagggaggctgtagccaggtggggttggtctcttctgccaggcaaccagcaacagaagaaggggacacagcctcaagctgtgccagggcaggtctaggctgggtgttaggaggaagttgttggcagagagtgattggcattggaatgggctgcccagggaggtggtggagtcactgtccctggaggtgttgaagccaagcctggctgaggcacttagtgccatggtctggttgcctggctagggctgggtgctaggttggactgggtgagcttggaggtctcttccagcctggttgattctatgataaatattTGGAGCTGCTGAGTCAGCTGAAAGACACCCCAGCATTTTAACCTCACCAGATTTGGAGAGATATGCTTCTCTTCAGTGGTTCTTAGCTATGCCTTTGCTGAACTCATGCAGGTGCAGACAAACATGCCTGAAAATGCTGCAGTATTTTCTGTGCccttagaatcattgaattattttggttggaaaagacctctaagaccatcgagtccaaccatcaacctaacaccaccatggccatgaaacCTTGTCCCAGAGTGCCGTGTCCAcgtttcttgaatacctctagGGGTGGTGaatctgcaacctccctgggcagcctgttccagtgaccaCGCATTCAGTAAAGAATATTTTCCTTATACCTAACCTtaaacctcccatggcacaatttcaggccctttcctcttgttctatcacctgatactggggagaagagactgacccctaccTCACTGTGACTCCTGATCTTCTGCCAAACCATACAGTTATCTTTAGGTGCACCTGGCCTTGAGGCAGCTCACGTTGCTGAGCCAAGTACATGTCTCTAATCTAGCACAAAGGAATTTGGGAAGTGGGTTTGCCTGCCAAAACTGAGGATATTCAAGCCTCTGCAGATAGTGGCTGTCAGCAAACCAAGTTCTGGTAACGCCTGGGCAGGCATTTGAATAACTTCATTTCCTAtctgtgctttgttttgcttctctCTATTAGAAAGAGTCCTGGTTTTCCTGCCTAGGGTATTTCTTGGCCATTTTGAGGCTAGACACTTCCCACATCCCAGCCCAGACTCCTCACAAAGAGTCTTAGTAAACTCTAATGCTTGAAGGAAAGTGTGACTCAAAAAAAGACTTCCACAAGTTACATAGACTGAAAAGTGACTGTTTTTAGGAAAGATACCAGGAAACAATATGtccattttcttcctcttaCTCCATAATTTAACAGCTGAGGAAGGCAACATAAAGTGTCATAATTAAACTGCTCTTGGAGGGCcagcaacacaaaaaaaaaccccaaaacaccccATGGTCTGGTTTAGGCACAGCAGAATATGGAGACTAAGATGCTGAATTTAGTGTCACAAAACATCATCAGAgtcatagactggtttaggatctgttgtgaaggggtttgtctgggttttggggggaagaaatatgaggctgaatttaaaagggtttaaataatttaatattatatacacaaggaattcccctcccttccccaaactGTATACAGCTGCCCCACACAGGTTCTCTGTATGTGGTTGGGAAATTATATTACAgcaatcaggaatttagcagagATTGTGGAGAGGTTTGGATAGAGTCTGCAGCATGGAAGTGCCACTGGTAGAATTACTGAGAGTCTAATGCTGCTCGAATCAaggttgctcagttactcactggctggggTCAGTCTCGGTGAGCCCAAATATGTGCGGCACAGCCACGTTGTTGACCCTCGtgggtctgaatagttcagttcaagGATTATTGGGGTGCGCTGTCTGAAGGCTCCACGGGCATGGTCAAGCTGGGAACaatgggctgggagcagcagctggccaggagcaccttggtcagctccctgggctggtgcaaagTGCCGTGGGTCAGAATCATGCAGTGGCAGTGGTCCCAAAAGCGGCAAAGCGGCTAGgagcggtgggtggaggagaggagagaggagaggggtggcaggaacactgaagtGTCCCTTTTTATGAGGTATGACCTCGAGATTgatggccacaattctgtccaatgagggtctggcagcaggccaaaacataccaaataaggtgaaatccatgggtccagtacccccaaatatggagagggctcaggtgaaTCCCCACCCTAGGCGGTGAGCTTACATAACATGcttacttcaaccttcaagcaggccaggccagactcgaaggcaccaggcttattgtgctcctttgtcccccttgaCTTGAtttccccaggtttgggcagggtaacacctttcggggggacaacatgtctgggcatgaatagatttgtaaacacagtCATTTGGGGCCTGTAtgtgaccctccaccacaggatcacaggacattaggggttggaagggacccaaggagaccatccagtccagcccccctgccagagcacccTTTGGAGTGGATCAGGTCTGCATATTGGgccttctgttcccttcagaagggagtcTCCTATGACAATAGCTCAACTCTTTTTTTTGATGCAAGATGTTTGTGTGGAGGGCTTGGGCTGCTTTAATTTTGGGAACTCCTCCAAGCCTTATGGTTCACCTTCCTGGCTGGCCAGTTGGACCTGCAGGACATCAAACCTGCTCTGCAAAGGCACCTGGGGAGCACAGTTAGTAACTGAAGTTACACTCCCACCACTGCAGGTGGGAATTTGTTGCCACAGCCCCTCGATGATTTGGTAGGGGGAGTTCAGAGGGTGGGAGATGGACAAGGCAGGAGTTTCTTTACTGCCTTGACCATGGACttgcctcccctccctcttttcctttgagTTACGAGCTTCAATCTGACAGGAGGTGGATACAGGGGGTACCTGACCCTTAGTGTCTGATAATGGGTAATGCTGTCTCTCCATtggggctgccagagcctggcaccacctgtctatctcatcttctgcttctctgagtTTTCTAAGCCTATGAACTTCATCCTTCAATCTTTCAGCTTtatccttcagctgtgctgcactTCTGAGTAGGAAATCTACCTGTCCACAGCATATACAattgcctggcagagaggagagactgtggcacactgcagcctgtgggctgTGTCTTAGCCTATTTCATCTTCCACCTGTGTTTGCATTTCCATCTTAGCTGGCACCAGGAGCCTGCCCTTCTTCTGCCGGGTGGAGACCACTATGCTTACCTACTATGGTGATGCAGTTCTAGGCCAGCAGGTTAGGGGTTGGGTTGTGTGGCCTTTGGTTttccccacccctcaggcacTGCTCCCTTGGTCGCTAAGCTCGCCTTGGAATGAGGAGCTGGGCCACTGAGCCCTTTAAATTCCATGTGGTCCCCTGGCAACACCCCCCAGACCCGGCACTGTGTGAGCAGGTGTGCTGAGGACAGCTCTCGACGGTTCTGCCCTTTCCCTGGGCTTCTTCTGCCCACAGAAAGCCCCCAAGAAGCccggtgtgctagtttgaggctagctagaatgttttggtgaggaggactggattacaggctgtggaaggaacacaaggctgatgtctactgcactcataggcttgctgagaggtacaaAAAttaaaatccaaacatagataaccactactgctgggtgagctgcatctctttctagcctcaccctccgtttctttAATTATTTGGGTTCCTAACCCcatggccaaacctccattcttccttgggactggggtaaggttgagaggggcaggggggaaggtcAAGGGGccagttgggagtccctcctggggactcaggtttctgggagggctgctgtgtgtctgtattgccttttaccttgtctgtttctgtctacaACCCCCCACGCTgcggaaatcacccagactagactcagccagctctggaaatggaatgaagctttgtattcatagcttagcacaacagacaagcagatagttacaggatATACAGTTGTAGACTGAAGAGgtacctggccaggctggatgggtgggcagaggccaatgggatgagactgaacaaggccaagtgcagggttctgcactttggccacaacaaccccaagcagcactacagaccatggcactaagtgcctcagccaggctttgcttcaacacctccctgggcagcccattccaatgccaatcactctctctgccaacaacttcctcctaacatccagcctagacctgccctggcacagcttgaggctgtgtccccttgttctgttgctggttgcctggcagcagagcccaaccccacctggctacagcctcccttcaggtagttgtagacagctgtgctagtttgaagcaagctggaatgttttggtaacagaactagataacaggcagtgaaatgaaaacaattgatgtcaacttctctcacagtcacgctgagaactctgggaagaagaagtaaactttctccattttgtcttcccttctgcctttgccttcagacctggtcacatctcattaaccctgctcctactaaccttgctccctaacctcttggctgcacctctcttcttcctgagaactggagtaaggttgagaggggccgggggaggtgttggggtggtttgaaagcccctcctggggactcaggtttctgggaggggagttgtgcttttgtattgtttatcctttgtatatttctgtatataattgtatataattgtatatattgtaaatagctgcttgtaaattttgctagctgtaaataaattgcttcatctatattcccagggtccgtctgagttagctggggcaaatacaaagtgtgggggggtgggtaagagcccaaaccatcacattttttaattggcgcccaacgtggggctagatatttttgagtTGCTGAAGCaactccttctgcagccttctgcctAATGCACATCTTGAGCAGGCTGAGAAAGACAAATTACTCATTGCCAGTAAGATTTTGGCTATTTAAACAGCTAAGCTAAATAAGAATCCTCTTCCTTCTGCCCAGCGTGGGGTTTCGTATGTTTATTTAAAGGCATATCCAGAGCTTTATTTTCAGATGAAGTAGCTGAATGCTGTTCATAGCTATAAAGATACCAGAGAAAAATATTTCCAGGCTgtcacagctttttttttcctgtggccaAATTACCAGATACCTCCTGTCAGTGTGAAggagtcaagaactggctggaggtcttttccaatctgcttaattctatgattctgtgatgagaggatggcagagcccagagagtggtgctgaatggtgccacatccagctggcagctggcactagtggtgttccccaaggatcagtgctgagcccagtcctgttcaacatctttattgatgatctggacgagggaattgagtccagcatcagtaagtttgtagatgacaccaagctaggagcagctgtggagctgttggagggtaggagagccctgcagagggacctggccaggctagatgggtgggcagaggccaatgggatgagattgaacaaggccaagtgcagggttctgcactttggccacaacaaccccaagcagcactacaggctggggccagagtgtctggagtgcagccaggcagaaagggacagcAAGATTGAGGAGACGCTCAGCAAGTTTtctgatgacactaagctgtgtggtgtggttgataagactgaaggatgagatgtcatccagaggagcctggACATGCTAGAGAGGTGGGCCTAGAAGAACAATACcaggttcaataaggcaaagtgcagggtcctgcacctaggtcagggTAATCCTAGATATCAGTCCAGGATGGCAGATGAtcagattgagagcagccctgcagaaaaggacttgcagGTACTGGTGGATGGCAAGCTGGCCATGAGCCAtcaatgggcacttgcagcccagaaggacaGTTggatcttgggctgcatcaaaagaggtATGACCAGCAGACTGAGAGAGGTGAGGTGATACTGCCTctgcactctggtgagacctcacctggaatactgtgtgcagctcgAGGACCCCGACACAGGTTGATATCTGAAGGGTACCTACAGGAAAGTTGGGAAAgggtttagaagggcctgtagtgataggatgaggagcaagggTTTGAAAGTAGAGCgggaggagatttaggttggacataaggaagaagttcttcacagcaagggtggtgaaatactggcacaggtttccagAGGTGTGCTGgcggccccatccctggaggaatgCAAAGTCAGCCTTGATGGGGCTCCCAGCAGTCTGATCTACTGGGAGATGtcgctgctcactgcagggggcttggacaaggtgacctttgagtGTCCCTTCTACCCAGCGCGTTCTGTGATGGGGGAAGGTGCTCAAGAGGCTTTCCTTGCCGGCTGTGCGCACGCAGTGCTGCTGAAAgctgagcagctgtgcagcctgcctgtgctctgtttgACTGACTTGATTTAGAAAATGAAGAAGTTTGCTTTTTAATGTTtgctctgcatttcttttctgGTAACCTTTTTCTAGACATCGAGGGAGCTGAAGGTGGCAGGAGCTGTTGCACCGTGCGTGTTGCTGGACGCCAGAGGGCCCTGCGTCTCGGAGAACGTGAGTTGCTGCTGTGGATAAGACTCGAATGAGGAACTAAACAGTGGTGCAGAGCTTCTGTCTAGTCCTCCAGCTCAGATAGATGTCAGGATTGTCAAGGAGAGGAACAGTTTGGAAACATTCCAAGGGAAGCACAGTCTCTTCTGGAAGGAGCTCTTTTCCCATCCTGCTGCCATTTAATGGTATGGCCTTCGGTAACTCCATCCACAGCCGAGAAGTaagaactgtagaatcacagagtaggctgatttggaagggacctccaaaggtcatctggtcccaccccctctgcagtaagcaggggcattctcaactagatcaggttgcccagagccctgtcgagcctcgccatgaatacctccagggatggggcctccagcaCACCTCTGGaaacctgtttcagtatttcaccaccctcactgtgaagaacttccttatgTCCATCCTAAATCTCCCCCTGCtctactttcaaaccattgttactcatcctgtcactgcaggcctttgtaagcagTCTCTGTCCAAGGAAGAGGGCCTGAAGTAACCTGTACCTCTGAGCAGAATTTAATACAAGCTTGCCttacagaaccagagaatggtgtggcttggaagggacctctggagatcatctagttcaagccccctgcccacgcaggttcacctagatcaggttgcctagcattacaaagcctccagagaaggagactctgcaacctctctgggcagctcttccagtgctccactacccTCAAAAGCGAAGAAGTTTATCCTCAGGTTTAAATGAAACATGAGCAAGTCCTAcctgagtcttctccaggctgaggagtgccaggtctctcaggctctcctcataagagagactGAGACATAAGAGAGACACTTCAGtgtcccctgatcatctttatggccttctgctggactctctccagtaattctctgcctcccttgaactggggagcccagaactggaccctaAATACCGTTGGCCTTCTGGGTCGTGAGTGCGCATTGCTGTCTCACGACGAatctgtccaccagcactcccacatctttctccacagagcagctttgcagcagggCATCCCCTCGCCTTTTCTGGTGCAGGTtattcctgcccaggtgcaggactctacactttaCTGAGCTTCTCGAGGTtcccccctgcccagctctgcaggcctgGCTGAGTGGCAGCAGTGCCTAATGGGGTGTCGTcaccaaacctgctgagggaCCACTCTGTGCCTCCACCCAGGTTATTGGTGGAAGTACTGAACAAGACTGCTTACGGTGCAGCTGCTAGGTACAAAagtgctgctttctcttctattctctgcaggagcttggaaTTGGAGGAACATCTCAATGGAAAATGTGTAGTCTGGATCCCAGCACAACTTTGGCCATTTACTTTGAAGTAGTAAATCAGGTCAGTTCTGCCccctttgttggttttggtcaTCTGTTTTACACTCCAAACGTCTTGTTTTCTACAGGGACAAAACAAATGCACTGGCAACTGGTTGTGTTGTGTCAAACAAGGAATCTCAGAGGTTGTTTTCCTAAACTGCCTGCTCGTTTGGTTCTGTACAAAACCTGTGTTCTTTCCTTGTCTTCTttgaatttttttctttaacaaaGAGCAAATTGTCTTCTTCCCAGTAGGTACTGGATGAATTCCTTCCAATTCCTGGAGAATTTGTCCTCCAAATTGTAATGACTTGG
Coding sequences within it:
- the LOC135186716 gene encoding poly [ADP-ribose] polymerase 1-like isoform X1; protein product: MAEPAEKLYRAEYAKSGRASCKKCGESIAKDSLRLALMVQSPMFDGRIPHWHHYSCFWKRARVVSHADIDGFPELRWEDQEKIKKAIETGGPGGGKGGEQEGGGKAEKSLNDFAAEYAKSNRSTCKGCEQKIEKGQIRISKKMVHPEKPQLGMIDNWYHSDCFVSCRAELGFLPAYGATQLLGFSILKAEDKETLKKQLPATKSEGHRGS